In one window of Prionailurus bengalensis isolate Pbe53 chromosome B3, Fcat_Pben_1.1_paternal_pri, whole genome shotgun sequence DNA:
- the ANG gene encoding angiogenin, with protein MVMGQGPLLLIFMLGLGLTPPTLAQDDSRYKHFLTQHYDAKPKGRNDRYCESMMERRGLTTPCKDTNTFIHGNKGSIKAICGNKNGNPYGEALRLSKSPFQITTCRHVGGSPRPPCRYRATPGFRHIAVACENGLPVHFDESFFRP; from the coding sequence ATGGTGATGGGCCAGGGTCCTCTGTTGTTGATCTTCATGCTGGGTCTGGGTCTGACCCCGCCAACCCTGGCTCAGGATGACTCCAGGTACAAACACTTTCTGACCCAGCACTATGACGCCAAACCAAAGGGCCGGAATGACAGATACTGTGAAAGCATGATGGAGAGACGAGGCCTGACCACACCCTGCAAAGACACCAACACCTTTATTCATGGCAACAAGGGCAGCATCAAGGCCATCTGTGGAAATAAGAATGGAAACCCTTACGGAGAAGCTTTAAGACTAAGCAAGTCTCCTTTCCAGATCACCACCTGCAGGCACGTAGGAGGGTCTCCCCGGCCTCCCTGCCGGTACAGAGCTACACCAGGCTTCAGACACATTGCTGTTGCCTGTGAAAATGGCCTGCCTGTCCACTTTGATGAGTCCTTTTTCCGTCCATAA
- the LOC122467685 gene encoding ribonuclease 4 → MALRRIHALLLLLLLTMLGLVQPSYGQDRMYQRFLRQHVDPEGTGGNDAYCNLMMQRRKMTVRQCKHVNTFIHEDIWNIRSICSTTNIQCKNGKMNCHEGVVKVTDCRETGSSRTPNCRYRALASTRRVVIACEGNPEMPVHFDR, encoded by the coding sequence ATGGCTCTCCGGAGGATTCATGCATTGCTTCTGCTCTTGCTGCTGACCATGCTGGGTCTGGTGCAGCCCTCCTATGGCCAGGATCGCATGTACCAACGATTCCTGCGGCAACATGTGGACCCTGAGGGGACAGGTGGCAACGATGCCTACTGCAACTTGATGATGCAAAGACGGAAGATGACCGTGCGTCAGTGCAAGCATGTCAACACTTTCATCCATGAAGACATCTGGAACATTCGTAGTATCTGCAGCACCACTAATATCCAGTGCAAGAATGGCAAGATGAACTGCCATGAGGGTGTAGTGAAGGTCACAGACTGCAGGGAGACAGGAAGTTCCAGGACCCCCAACTGCAGATATAGGGCCTTGGCAAGCACCAGGCGTGTGGTCATTGCCTGTGAGGGTAACCCCGAGATGCCTGTACACTTTGACAGGTAG
- the EDDM3B gene encoding epididymal secretory protein E3-beta gives MASSLKVLGSILALLFPLCGLLIHSQNLSWREFMKQHYLSTSWKFSDYKCDDLMRERGAPKDRNYHTFIYTLWHKIEHICLRKWRDRYRNVYIWAQHPFKILQCYQESNKKSYREHSSYSYIEFHCGMNGYVDSIEDIQLLDIKN, from the coding sequence ATGGCATCCTCTCTAAAGGTCCTTGGCTCTATCTTGGCCCTGCTGTTTCCCCTATGTGGGCTGCTTATACACAGCCAGAACCTTTCCTGGAGGGAATTCATGAAGCAGCACTACCTGAGCACAAGCTGGAAATTCAGCGACTACAAATGCGATGATCTCATGAGGGAAAGAGGAGCTCCAAAAGACAGGAACTATCACACCTTCATCTATACCTTGTGGCACAAAATCGAGCATATATGCCTCAGGAAGTGGAGAGATCGTtacagaaatgtatatatatgggCCCAGCATCCCTTCAAAATCCTCCAGTGCTACCAGGAGAGTAACAAAAAGAGCTACAGAGAACATAGCAGCTATAGCTACATTGAATTCCACTGTGGCATGAATGGGTATGTGGACAGCATAGAGGACATCCAATTGTTAGACATCAAAAATTAG